TCGCAGGTGGAGGACAGCTGAGGGATCTGTGGGTGCGGGTTTTATTTACTGGGAGTCTGGGGCATCTGCCAGACACATTGCTTTTATGTCTGGGccttttgttttataattgttttgctTTAGGCAGGTCCAGCACAACTACCAGGTGACAGTGACATTTTcatgcataaaaaaaaacacgcCCTTTCTGTTCTGCAATGAATGCTCTCTCAAGCACTACTCACTCAATTGTTTGATCCTGTGATCCCTGGATGGTCCGGGTAACACTAGCCGGGCGGCCCAGGCAGTAGAAATGCTATTCTACGATCCTGTTCCTTTCATCAAAATCTTGTGTGATACATGTACTATATATATCCAACCCTATGTATTATGTTTGTACTCCCTGCCCACTATGAAGTTGTTTGTGTGAAGGAGAAAAGTGTCCACTGTGATGGTAGGTGAGGGCAGAATGGTAAAATGCGAGAGTGAAAGCAGAGGAAATCTCAGTTCAGATTGAGATCTAAATAATGATCTCTGTGCGGGTGGTCCTTCCCTTGTGATTGTCTTATTGGTATGGATATGTGAGGGAAAGGGGAATGGGAGTTGTAGGGGAGGGTACCAAAATGGATTGGTCCTTCACAAGTTGCATAAAGCCAGAACCAACAGTTACTCTAACTGCTCCATTCCTTTATGGTAATCTCTACAAACAAACAATCTTTATTAGTTGCTTACCTCCActtctctccctctccctctccctcgtTAAACCACCCCCTTTTGTAGTTAAAAAACAACTGGGGGAAGCCTCAATTCAGATGCTGGATTCCtctatatttatgaaataaagtatGGTTATATGTCTAGAGCACAGTGGTAAGACCACTTCATTCATGGCCACTCGGTTCCTCTTTTCATCCTTATTTACAAACACAAGCTTTATTTGTCGAGCCATGGTGGACAGATTAACCACCACGCATGCCCATTGTGGTTAGCtcataagtttttaaattatgaaaatttccATTAAAACTGATgaagcaattattttttaattgtagtTGATCGTTATATTAGTATAGTGTTAGTTAGATGTTCAATAATTCAATTATAGTTGAATCATAATTGAATCATTTGTCaagtgataaataaatataaaatttgtggtgtttttagtcctatatttttaataatttaattgatattttgtttacATAACACATTGTGTTCGTATTTGAAAAAACTGTAAATTTCAACTCTTGCACATGCGTTAAAATAACATGCTTATCATTTTTAGAATTCTAACATGCATATCATTGTTGTTAACATTTCAACATTGATAGACGGAATTGTTAAAATGTTACACGATATTTCTGACACTATAAAACTATTGCAGTTATTTCTAACGGATGTATAACCgtaaaaaaattctttcaaCAGCAAAGGGTGTAGCTACTTGTCAggaattttataacaattttacaaaaactttCAGTAATTTAAGCAGCACcatcaaccaaaattttaactCAAGTATGCAAGGACTTATAATTTTTTCGTATGAAAAAATCGTGAAATGAGGACGACTGCAGGgtaaatttgtataaaatgattattttacatctttcataattaaaattgcataataaatacattacatataaaactttatatatccttgaataaaaaaaaactataggAACACTTTCTAGTATCAATTCAAAACACATCTGTTGCTACCAGGTTTATAATAACTTTGACCTAGTTTTGACAGATATTACTGACTTTTGACTgaattttgactactaaatttctCAAGTTATTCAGACTAACAACTTACCTAATTTTCTAGCCATGTAACTAATTGGTCCTGTCTAACCTTTTCCATCAATCACATATACTTAAATATCATCAAACATCCTTCCAAAATTTTGATGCCATAGCATGGTAGTTAAAAAATGAACCATTCATgcttatgtttattttgttttcataataatttgaCCTAACTTAGTGATTATGGTGATACCAAACACTGGGAATCGATAGAGTAATAGATTATTTAAAGGTTAATAATTGTTGTATAAAGTGGTCCCCAGTTAGAAAAGGCAAATGAAGGCCCCACCACAGCATCAAGAAGAGAGAGTGATCCCAAACAAACAAATGtcaatgatttttcttttccatgCAAATGAAGGGCACAATCTGCTTTCCAGGAACCCAAGAATCCACCCATGTCTGCTCAATCCCAGCAAtgccctctctctctctctcacacacgtGCCAATTCTCTCTCCTCTCCTCTCAGCCGCCTATATTCTGTACCCACCAGCCCTCCACGTGGCATGGGACCACACCTCCTAGTGGGCCCTACTACATAAGGAAAAATAGTGTTTCTCTCTTAGACCACCTTCTAATGTATGTACATCAGATACAAAAATCTTGGGTTGGTCACGCGGTTTGGGTTTTATGTcccaaacacacacacacacactcctCCAAACCAATTCTTAGTTAAGATTTGCAATACTGGTTTGGTCTCATAGGATTTGCGTGTTGGTGTTTCACTTTTGCGAATATCTTGTAGAATACCCCCACAACATTGTTGGCGTGCATGTCAAATTTAATTGACAGATACTACTAAGTTAGTTAGCTATAGTACTGtacttcaatttaattttttttcactaacaaTTATTGCAGAGTCTCCTTgcataatcataaataataaattagaaataattaataatgtgtACTCtattttgaagatattaaagaaaaatgataaaggAGAGTGTAAGTCTTCCTATTATTTGAGAAATGATGAAAGATTTAGAATTATTGTATTTGATATTCACGCCTAATTTGAATtcagttacttaattaatttgtttaacaCGGTCAAGGTTGAGTTGcaaaatacatgaatttgttGCAACGCATTAATTGATGAGGAACATTAGATATTGACTGGTTTAGGGATTAGGCGGTGATGAAATGATGGTGAAAGATTTTATCCACAAAGAATGACAGTGAATTATGAAACATTTTAATTGCGACCTACTATTTCAATCAACATATCACGTGATTTGGCTTTCATAACTAAGTTGTGGGTGGTGGAAAAGACATTGATCAAATACTAAAATTCcaacaaaagaaaatactaGCACAAAAAATTCTGAGGTAGTTAAGTATGGATATAAGTGGAAGTTGCAAATAGGATaagttatataaatttcatGATAAACTACTAAACCAACAACTTTGAGTAACACTCATTGATCGTTTTACATGATAAGGATTGCAAGATTCTGCATATTTCAGAGGCTAAGGAAAATACCAGATTGCATGGAACAAACAATCACGAAATCATACTTAAAATATCGGTAAAACTAAGAGGTAAGACTTACTTTTATTGGTCTGAATCACATGAACAATGTTGGAACTgactaaataaaaagaagaaacaaactaATCAAATAACTAAAAGGGATAATCAGAGTTTTAGTTTGtctttaatattaatgataCGATTAATAACAAGTTTAATTGCTTTATAAGGGTTTTAAACTAAGTAAGAAGTACATGAGATCCTTGATCGTTTAAGAAGTATTATAGATTGATATAACTAATGACATGTATGTTTTGGATAGAAGAATTAGTTGGATGAATGGAACATTCTTTTGAGTAGGAGTATTTCTCCATGTAAGATCACATTAAGTATATCTTGAAATCACAGGGAATTGCGTGGAAACTGTGTAGGGAGAGAAATTTTCCCACATTAGAAGGCACCACATGGGTTCAACTTTTTCTCATTTCCAAATATGAGAATAGAAAAGCCATCATTGCAAGCCTATTCCATAGGCAGATTCTCATAATTCATGATCAAATCTTACTCCATATGATTGCCAAAACACCGTTTTCTAAATGCATTACCACTTAGACCCATAGAAACTCATAATAACATGAGCATCGTGGTGATGTGCCCAAAATCCTTACTTAATTAAGACAAAAgcattgaaaaaaagaaaaccaaaagaGATTGTTATCTGGGAGAAGCAGAAACATTTGGTAGCAAAAACACAAagcaaaaacaaaaccaaatacAACACCAAAagcaaaacacacacacacgcgcATAACCATTGTCCTTTCACCATTTCACACAGGCAGTTTCTGCTTTGTTTTCACTGAACTCTCTCTCtttgtttctctctctctatatatatctAGCACCTCCTTAAAGCCTAAAGCATTTATCAAACACATTCTCTCTTCTGTTCCATTGAGTAATCCTTTTTCTTCAAACACTTACCATGGCTTCTGAGCACAACATGTTCCATGAGGAAGAAGGAAAGGATGAAGCTGGAAGAAGCAGAAGCAGGAGCAGAAGGACAAATGGAAAGGGTCCAAAGAAGCCACCCCAGAGAGGTTTGGGTGTGGCTCAGTTAGAAAGGTTGAGGATTCAAGAGTCTTGGAAAAAGATGAGTGAAGGGTCTTCTGGAGTACTTCCACCAGTAACTACCCTCcatgatcatcatcatcatcatcatcatcatcaacaacaacttTTTCAGCGCCACCCATCACCAAACCTTGGCTTTCAGTTTCAGTGCCCTCAACAACATGTGATCAGTGGAAACAACACTATTGGTGGAAGCTGGATAGTTCCTAACAGGGTTGTTGGTAATGGTTCCTACGGATCTGGTCCTCCACTTTTGGTTGGAACCCCTCTCGAGACCTCGAAAGAGCTCTCTTCAATTCCAAATCTCCATTCTCAACCTGAATGTTTTGATTTTTGCCTCAAGGTATACATCGTTCCCTTCAACACCACGGCATGTGTATGAATAAATAACTATATGTTAGGTCATTAATTTGgatgtcaaccaatcatgtttgtCATTAACGGCttgtgattaaatttttttttgtttaatttctgTTGAATGTTGATGATGATCCTAGTGCTGGATATTTATCTGTTCATTGTTTGTTGAGCAtttttgtgtgtgtatgtatattgCTGTATTTGTCTCAGAAAACACGTTTCAATGAAGACAATGAAAAGGGATCAAATGCAAGGAGGGAGAGGAGTTTAGAGATATGGTCCAATGGCCATGATTTTCTAGGATTTATGCCCCAATCTTCTGTCTCAAGCCTTGTTGGGGAAACCGGTGATTTGTATGACAAACTGGGCAGGCATGATTCTGCTAGTGCTTATGCTTGTGCAACTCCCAATGATGAGGTAGATTCACATCTATTGATTCATTTTATGATGGATGTTGCTACATATGTTTAATGTAACATTATTCTTTAGTGTAtgtaattttttagaaaaatgtgTAGATTTTGAAATTAAGGTTGGATAATAAATGGGGTTATAAATTGGTTGGTTTTTTGTTGTGTTAGTGTGTAGAGGTTGTTGCGGTTCACAGGAGGGGAAACTCAGGGAGTGGCAGGGTTTTCATGGAATATGAGTTTTTCCCAGGAAAAGATGGCAGAGACACTACTCCCAAGGAGCTGGAATTGGCCACAATAGGTTCAGTTGGTGTAGATGGTGGTGAAGCTTCTTCTATCACTGCTGCAGCCTATGGAGATTCTGCTTCTAATTATATTGATTTGTCTCTGAAGCTCTCACGCTAGAAGCAGATGTAGTGACCCCCTTTTTGGTGTTTGCTCAAGTACAGCTTTTATGTTTATTTCCTTTTGTTGTTAAACTAATACCAAGCTGAGCAATTCTATGCATGTCCTCCTTAGGAAAATCCCTTCTATGACTCTATCCTACACAAGATTATGTCATTTAATATTTTcccatttcttttctcttctttgatCCCTACTCATAACTAATGTtcggtatatatatatatatttatatataaatatatatattcacatgaTATTATTGTGTTGTAAGAAAACACAAGTcgtcttttctttgttttaatagtttttcatgTGGAACAAAATGCtctaaacaaaaaacaaacagaaaataaCATCAGGGTTAGGCaaagttttttctttgttcTGGACTCTAAACCCTAGCAACTGTTCCACATGATACAACACTTTGCAGGcatctgtttattttattatatgttacaaAGGGCTTTCtgttttaaagttaatttacaTCTTTTATGTGCTGAAACACATGTCTGGCATTTCTGTCTTGCCGTTTATGGGAGTTAAGTAGTGCCTTCAGAGAATGCTCCAAAAAACGTGAAAAGGGTTCATCAGAATGGATGCAAATGCCAAGGACCGACCCTACACTGCCATTCTCATCTGCCACCTACAAAAGCAGGAAAATGAAtcaaaaaatgaaaggaaaatacaaaagaaaaagaaaaaaaagtgaaaacaatGCAAGAAGTTAGTACCTGAGCACAATCaccttttgtttctttttccatAGTAGTAGGAGTGGCTGCTGAGTAGTGAGTAATATATACTGTATCCCTCACCAGGCTATGGCTGTGTTTGAAGCCATGCTGAGGACAAGTCTGCGATTGGTATAAATATGTTCAGGCAATAAGGTAGAAGAGTGTCAGTAGAAGTAAGGATGTGGAAGCTTTTTCCACCTCTTTTTCATAGGGTGCCTTTATCATCTTGTCCTACTTATGCTcaccttttttccttttcttttcccttGCTATTCTATTTCTCACTGTTCATCTCTTCCTTTCTCACTGCTCAACAACACACATACTCATACTCTCTAACCCTAAACATTCAGTTGTTgcattgtatatatatacatgtaactatatatataatctgttctctaagcatgtcatcaaaggtttaattaatttctgtcatacatgaaaagaaaaatgttgaaTGAGGGTCTTCAAGAGATTATATAGTTATCAGCTTATTATccagaaatattaaaaaaatctctGGCATTAGATAAATGTGAATATGacaaattttgaagaaaagttTTCTGGACATGTCATAGAGTTGATGCCTACTGTGAAGAGTTTGTGGTCTAAGCCTGAGAGTAAGGATTTGTAACATGTTCTTTTTGGTCAAAGTGACATGTTTAATCTGGCTTTCAGAATCATAAAAGACTATTAAACCACTGAGTTTTTGTCTTTGGTTTTCCATATGGAGAGAGAGATAGAAGGGTTTTTGCTTTATATTAATTGATACATAAAACACATACTCAAGCCCTCAATCATGATCTTCTTGAAGGATGTAATGGAGTGCTCATTATATGTTGTGTGTACTTTTTCTCCCTTTTTCATAACATGCATGATGATTGAGAAAACCTGAAGTAGGGTTTGATTTAGAATTCATCGAACTTTGATGTATTTGGTTCATATATGGTGGAAGAGAAGGGGAGAgggaagaaagaatgaaaaggTGAAGAAATATCAAAGATTCctgaatatttttgtttagcAGAACTAAAGGAGGAAGAAATTAATATGAAAGAATATTATAACGATAagatataattgattatattatctCTTCAACAGTTAtctgttttagttttttttttctatttttaatcaattataggtgtttactatttaaaataaatactattaAAACATGTATAATGATATACATCTTGAACATATGAATTGAGAAGATTGTCTCaatcattttgttttattgtaacTCTCTAAATTTGGATGAAAGGATCTTTAGTCCAAGTGCGTCTAAAAGTTTAGGTTATgctgaaaataaatattaagataacataaattattatttgtaataataatttatttaaaataatttgcaaTTGTGTAATAactagaaataaaacaaaataaaataaaatcctatagctattttattagaataaaaaactactattttttgttttatgaaaagtgaaaaaaataatagatagtGAAAACATTCAATGACAcgcttttaaatataaatttaagaaggGTATTTATGCAACAACGAAAAATCGTCATATTGTTAGAATTGACTTTGTGCCAAAATTTGGCAAGAACTTGTCTTGCCCTAATATTACTTGTTCGTGTTTTATGTTACAGTTCATCCTAACCTAAATTCCACCTTGGAAGTTACCCAAATTTTGTGATAAAGTGGTTTGAAATTGCACATATTTTATCCAATAACACGATACTAGTATTCTAAATACACTAGCAAATATGTGGAC
This region of Vigna unguiculata cultivar IT97K-499-35 chromosome 5, ASM411807v1, whole genome shotgun sequence genomic DNA includes:
- the LOC114184692 gene encoding protein SPOROCYTELESS-like, producing MASEHNMFHEEEGKDEAGRSRSRSRRTNGKGPKKPPQRGLGVAQLERLRIQESWKKMSEGSSGVLPPVTTLHDHHHHHHHHQQQLFQRHPSPNLGFQFQCPQQHVISGNNTIGGSWIVPNRVVGNGSYGSGPPLLVGTPLETSKELSSIPNLHSQPECFDFCLKKTRFNEDNEKGSNARRERSLEIWSNGHDFLGFMPQSSVSSLVGETGDLYDKLGRHDSASAYACATPNDECVEVVAVHRRGNSGSGRVFMEYEFFPGKDGRDTTPKELELATIGSVGVDGGEASSITAAAYGDSASNYIDLSLKLSR